From the genome of Nicotiana sylvestris chromosome 2, ASM39365v2, whole genome shotgun sequence, one region includes:
- the LOC138885976 gene encoding uncharacterized protein, producing the protein MERIKAYNFDDGVKEVVISGDGVIRLKDRICVPNLDVLRGLILEKACISRYSIHTGIVPFYHRDASVLFDPGSTYSYVSSYFAPYLGVSRDSLSSPVYVSTHVTYSIVVDRVYRSYLVVFGGFKTRVDLLLLNKVDFDIILGIDWLSPYHAIHNCHTKTVMLAMPRLPQLEWRDALDHVPRRVISFLKARYMVEKGRNYYIAFVRDVSVDTPTMESVPVVRDYPDVFLANLPGMPPNRDVNFGIDLLPGTQPISIPPYHMAPTEVKELKE; encoded by the exons ATGGAGCGTATCAAGGCTTACAATTTTGATGATGGTGTTAAGGAGGTTGTGATTAGTGGTGATGGTGTTATACGGCTTAAAGACCGGATTTGTGTTCCAAATCTTGATGTGTTGAGAGGGTTGATCCTTGAGAAGGCTTGCATTTCACGCTATTCCATTCATACAG GTATTGTTCCGTtctatcatagagatgcatcagtcttatttgatccaggctccacttattcctatgtgtcatcttactttgctccaTATTTGGGTGTATCCCGTGATTCTTTAAGTTCTCCTGTCTATGTGTCCACACATGTGACATATTCTATTGTTgttgaccgtgtgtatcggtcgtaTTTAGTTGTTTTTGGTGGTTTTAAGACTAGAGTCGATCTATTATTGCTCAATAaagtagattttgatattattttaggcATAGATTGGTTGTCGCCCTATCATGCTATTCACAATTGTCACACCAAGACCGTGATGCTAGCTATGCCAAGATTACCACAGTTAGAGTGGAGAGATGCTTTAGATCATGTTCCTAGAAGGGttatctcatttctaaaagctcggtatatggttgagaaggggcgTAATTATTATatagccttcgtgagggatgtcagtgttgATACTCCTACTATGGAGTCagttccagtagtgagggattaTCCAGATGTATTTCTAGCgaatcttccaggcatgccgcccaACAGGGATGtcaattttggtattgatttgttaccgggcactcaacctatttctattccaccttATCATATGGCCCCAACAGAagtgaaagaattaaaggagtaG